One Fusobacterium ulcerans DNA segment encodes these proteins:
- the tnpA gene encoding IS200/IS605 family transposase has product MYDNNSLSHTTWNCKYHIIFAPKYRRQVIYGKIKGDIGQILRKLCEFKGVEIIEANACKDHIHMLVSIPPKISISSFMGYLKGKSSLMIFDKHANLKYKYGNRHFWCRGYYVDTVGRNKERIAKYIREQLQEDIANDQLTLKEYIDPFGEKTN; this is encoded by the coding sequence ATGTATGACAATAATAGTCTATCACATACAACATGGAATTGTAAATATCATATCATATTCGCACCAAAATATAGAAGGCAGGTAATATATGGAAAAATCAAAGGAGATATAGGGCAGATATTAAGAAAACTCTGCGAATTTAAAGGAGTAGAAATAATAGAGGCTAATGCCTGTAAAGACCATATACATATGTTGGTAAGTATACCTCCGAAAATAAGCATATCAAGTTTTATGGGATATTTGAAAGGGAAAAGTTCATTGATGATATTTGATAAACATGCAAATTTAAAATATAAATATGGGAATAGACATTTTTGGTGTAGAGGATATTATGTTGATACAGTAGGAAGAAATAAAGAAAGGATCGCAAAATATATAAGAGAACAGTTGCAAGAAGATATAGCGAATGATCAATTGACATTGAAAGAGTATATAGATCCTTTCGGAGAAAAAACAAACTAA
- a CDS encoding MipA/OmpV family protein, giving the protein MKKMITLLSTFILCSSLSLAQSELQVKALVQNKNKFQIGGAVGVTNHFFKGDSLTYPIPVFDVRYDDFYIAGVTMGYDMYSEDDFTLSLFVNPFDGFPIKGSKLDRGYRSIDDRKPQVAVGMLLSYNLNFYDMTAVVAFSGGERGIKGTTRIIKPYRVTDNFTLIPSFGATIYSSNYVDYYFGIDSNEVKDKITDTYSPDTAYSLGLSLAAEYYLNDKITLLAFLSADRFSSDIGDSPIIDSNKLIMVGAGVKYSF; this is encoded by the coding sequence ATGAAGAAAATGATTACATTACTGTCGACTTTTATTTTATGTTCGTCTCTAAGCTTAGCTCAAAGTGAGCTTCAAGTTAAAGCTTTGGTACAGAATAAAAATAAGTTTCAAATTGGTGGTGCTGTAGGTGTTACCAACCACTTTTTTAAAGGAGATTCTCTTACTTATCCTATTCCTGTTTTTGATGTCAGATATGATGATTTCTATATAGCTGGAGTAACTATGGGATATGATATGTATAGTGAAGACGATTTTACTCTGTCATTATTTGTAAATCCTTTTGATGGTTTTCCTATAAAAGGAAGTAAGCTGGATCGTGGATACAGATCTATTGATGACAGAAAACCACAAGTAGCAGTTGGAATGTTGTTATCATATAATTTAAATTTTTATGATATGACTGCTGTAGTTGCATTTTCTGGTGGTGAAAGAGGTATTAAAGGAACTACTCGTATAATTAAACCTTATAGAGTTACTGACAACTTTACTTTAATTCCATCTTTCGGAGCAACTATTTATTCATCTAATTATGTTGATTATTACTTCGGAATAGATAGCAACGAGGTAAAAGATAAGATTACTGATACTTATTCACCAGATACAGCTTATTCTCTTGGGCTTAGCTTAGCTGCTGAATATTATCTAAATGACAAGATTACGCTTTTAGCTTTCTTGTCTGCTGATAGATTCTCTTCAGATATTGGAGATTCACCTATCATTGACAGCAACAAACTTATCATGGTTGGAGCTGGAGTGAAATACTCATTTTAA